The Methyloceanibacter sp. wino2 nucleotide sequence CCGCCTCCATTGCCGTCGTCATTGTGAGTCGCTCCGAACCTACCCTGGCGCGAAGCGTGCCTTTCGATTTTTGCAATTCTAAGGCCGGTCGACGGCCACCTGTTTCCGCAGCCGCGCGTTCTCCGCTTCCAGCGCGGTGACGCGCTCGGCAAGCGGCTCGACGTCCTCGGCAAAGACCATCAGCGGAATGTGCTGGGGGCAGTTCGTGTCCCACGAGTTCACGGTGAAGACGATGGCCGCCTCGGGACGCGCGACGTAGTTGTCGGGCATCAGCTGTTCAATGAGCGCGTCGTCGTTCTCCACCACCTTCGCCGTGCCCCAGATCTTCACGCGGCGGCGCAGGCGGTAATCCATGATGAAGATCATCGCCTTCGGGTTCTCGTCCAGATTTCCCGTCGAGATGTATTGGCGGTTGCCCGAGAAGTCCGCGAAGGCCAGCGTGTTCTCGTCGAGCACATGCAGGAAGCCGGGCGGCCCCCCGCGATGCTGGATGTAGGGCTGACCGTCGCTGCTGGTGGTCGCGAGGTAAAACGAGCGGGCGTTCGCGATGAACTCGGCAAGGCCGTCATCGACGAACGTCCGTGTCGTGCCTTTGGCTTCCATCCGGGCATAGCCCTCACGCGAGCCACGGCGGGTCTGAGCCGCCTTGACCGAGGGGGTGAAGGTTATGTCCATCCAGGTGCGCATGGGGTGGCCTACAGCGCCGGCATGGAGATAAAGCCGGGGAGGGCCTTGATGCGGCCGACCCAGGCCTGGATCGCGGGATAGGCGTCCAGCGGCACGCCGCCTTCGTGGCCAAGGGCCACATAAGGCATGCAGGCAATATCGGCGATGGTGGGCCGGTCGAGCGCCAGCCATTCATTCTCTCCGAGGTGCGCCTCGAGCAGGCCGAGGATGCGGGCCGCGTTTGCCCGCGCTCCGTCCGCATCGACGGGGAAGCCGAACTTGTCATGGAGACGCGCGTCCCCAGGGCCGCGGGCGATTTCGTTCTCCGCCACCATCAGCCAGTTCACCACGCTCGCCATGCCGATGGGGTCCAGGGGCAGCCAGCTCTCGCCGCCATATTTGCGGGCGAGGTAGACCAGGATCGCCTGGGAGTCGCGCAAGACCACGTCGCCGTCCTGCAGCACGGGAACCTGGCCGAACGAGTTCAAGTCGATGAACGGGCTTTTCTTGTGCGCGCCCGCCATGAGGTCGACGGGCTCAAGCGTAACGTCCAGTCCGAGCAGGGCGCAAAAGAGCCGGACTTTGTAGCAATTTCCCGAGAGTTCCATGTCGTACAGCGTGCGAGCGGTCATTGAGCGTTTCCTTCCGGCGGTGTGGCTGCGGTGTGTCCCCATCCATATGGCGTATTCCGATTTTGTGCGGTATGGATGAAATATTGGATATATCCTTCCATAATACGGGATAATAAATGGACCGGCTTGGAGCGATACGGGTGTTCGTGGCGATTGCCGACGCAGGCTCGCTATCGGCGGCCGGTGAGCGGCTCGGCATGCCGTTGACCACGGTGAGCCGCCATCTCAAGGCGCTGGAAGAGGCCCTCAACACGCGCCTTGTCACCCGGACCACGCGGCGACTGGCCCTGACGGAGCCGGGGCAGAATTATCTCGAGACATGCCGCCGGGTTCTCGGCGATCTCGACATGGCCGAACGCCACCTGGCCGGCGAGAAGGCGGAGCCCCGCGGTCTGCTGGCGCTGACGGCGCCCAGCCTGTTCGGGCGGTTGCATGTACGCCCGGTGGTGAGCGCCTATCTGGACGCCTATCCGCAAATGACCGCGCGGATGCTCCTGGTGAACCGCGTGGTGAACCTCGTCGAGGAGGGGCTCGATGTCGGGATCCGCATCGGTCATCTGCCGGATTCGGCCATGCGCGCCACCACGTTGGGCACGGTCCGGCTGATCTGCTGCGCCAGTCCCGCCTATCTCGAGGCGGCCGGCGTGCCAGCGGAGCCGAGAGATCTGCTCGACCATTCCTGCATCACCTTCACCTCGTTCTCACAGCCCGATCGCTGGGGATTTCCAGGCAGCGGAGGTCCGGAGAAGCGGAAGGCCCAGAACGTTCCGGTCGAGCCGCGCTTGATCGTCAACA carries:
- a CDS encoding LysR family transcriptional regulator — protein: MDRLGAIRVFVAIADAGSLSAAGERLGMPLTTVSRHLKALEEALNTRLVTRTTRRLALTEPGQNYLETCRRVLGDLDMAERHLAGEKAEPRGLLALTAPSLFGRLHVRPVVSAYLDAYPQMTARMLLVNRVVNLVEEGLDVGIRIGHLPDSAMRATTLGTVRLICCASPAYLEAAGVPAEPRDLLDHSCITFTSFSQPDRWGFPGSGGPEKRKAQNVPVEPRLIVNTAETGIDAAVSGLGIVRVLSYQAQAALKDGSLRRVLEDFEPEPLPVSLVHREDRLPQPKVQAFSEIAVPLLRKALKAL
- a CDS encoding pyridoxamine 5'-phosphate oxidase family protein, coding for MRTWMDITFTPSVKAAQTRRGSREGYARMEAKGTTRTFVDDGLAEFIANARSFYLATTSSDGQPYIQHRGGPPGFLHVLDENTLAFADFSGNRQYISTGNLDENPKAMIFIMDYRLRRRVKIWGTAKVVENDDALIEQLMPDNYVARPEAAIVFTVNSWDTNCPQHIPLMVFAEDVEPLAERVTALEAENARLRKQVAVDRP
- a CDS encoding glutathione S-transferase family protein, with amino-acid sequence MTARTLYDMELSGNCYKVRLFCALLGLDVTLEPVDLMAGAHKKSPFIDLNSFGQVPVLQDGDVVLRDSQAILVYLARKYGGESWLPLDPIGMASVVNWLMVAENEIARGPGDARLHDKFGFPVDADGARANAARILGLLEAHLGENEWLALDRPTIADIACMPYVALGHEGGVPLDAYPAIQAWVGRIKALPGFISMPAL